One Panicum virgatum strain AP13 chromosome 9K, P.virgatum_v5, whole genome shotgun sequence genomic region harbors:
- the LOC120646789 gene encoding calcium uniporter protein 4, mitochondrial-like, whose translation MAFHRTMARRLWAGKNAAATGAAIPKPPAAGPAPPARRPLPAVDDCPTLAFLRPRPTKVGYSSAATVPLPAHCFPALPVGDELFRRLRLDGLAPPVASPVMRAPEEAGVTVEQARKVARAAEMEAARARLRSHAQSVVSGSEFAALCVDIAGGVEGGRRLARALDDSGVVIVLGDAVFLRPDMVAKAIGSVILPAAKQQQQQQQLAPRASAARSEARRRREELDAMESEKAAIDAAAAAQVRRELWCGLGLVAAQTLGFMRLTFWELSWDVMEPVCFYVTSLYFMSGYAFFMRTATEPSFEGFFRCRLASRQRRLMRARGFDVARYNALRQELGLAPRDALSHVQ comes from the exons ATGGCGTTCCACAGAACTATGGCACGGCGCCTCTGGGCCGGCAAGAACGCGGCCGCCACCGGCGCAGCCATTCCCAAGCCTCCGGCGGCCGGCCCCGCGCCCCctgcgcggcggccgctgccgGCCGTGGACGACTGCCCGACGCTCGCATTCCTGCGGCCCAGGCCGACGAAGGTCGGTTACTCCTCCGCCGCGACCGTACCGCTCCCGGCGCACTGCTTCCCCGCCCTCCCCGTCGGCGACGAGCTCTTCCGCCGGCTCCGGCTCGACGGGCTTGCGCCGCCTGTCGCGAGCCCGGTGATGCGGGCGCCTGAGGAGGCGGGCGTGACGGTGGAGCAGGCGAGGAAGGTGGCGAGGGCGGCGGAGAtggaggcggcgagggcgaggctgAGGTCCCACGCCCAGAGCGTGGTGTCCGGGTCGGAATTCGCCGCGCTCTGCGTCGACAttgccggcggcgtcgagggcgGCCGCAGGCTCGCCCGCGCGCTCGACGACTCCGGCGTCGTCATCGTCCTCGgcgacgccgtcttcctccGCCCCGACATG GTGGCGAAGGCGATCGGGAGCGTCATCCTCCCTgcggcgaagcagcagcagcagcagcagcagctggcgccgcgcgccagcgccgcgcggagcgaggcgcgccggcggcgggaggagctgGACGCGATGGAGTCCGAGAAGGCGGCgatcgacgcggcggcggcggcgcaggtccGCCGCGAGCTGTGGTGCGGGCTGGGCCTGGTGGCGGCGCAGACGCTGGGGTTCATGCGGCTCACCTTCTGGGAGCTGTCGTGGGACGTGATGGAGCCGGTGTGCTTCTACGTCACCTCGCTCTACTTCATGTCCGGCTACGCCTTCTTCATGCGCACGGCCACGGAGCCCTCCTTCGAGGGCTTCTTCCGGTGCCGCCTCGCGTCCAGGCAGCGCCGCCTCATGCGGGCGCGGGGCTTCGACGTCGCCCGCTACAACGCGCTCAGGCAGGAGCTCGGCCTCGCCCCCCGCGACGCGCTCAGCCACGTGCAATAG